The genomic window TTTTTTACACCATAATGGGTAATGTCATACATCATTCCCGAAAAATTCTTTTTAAACCCGTGCGTAAGGTGTCCACCATGCGACAAATCCATGCCTAAAATACGGTCTCCAGGCTTTAGCACTGAAAAGCAAACGGCCATGTTTGCCTGCGAACCTGCGTTTGGTTGTACATTTGCATGTTCAGCCCCGAAGATCTTTTTCGCGCGCTCAACTGCCAGATTTTCCACGGTATCGACGTATCCACAGCCAGCATACCATCGCCTTCCTGCATACCCCTCTGCATACTTATTGGTCATGGAAGACCCCTGAGCTTCCTGCACTGCGGGACTGCAGATGTTTTCCGACGCGATCAGGTCTATGGTATTTTGCTGTCTTTCCGTTTCTTTTTGTATGGCTTGCCAAACTTCCGGGTCATCGTTTTCTAATCTAATCATAATTTTGCCTTATCCTTTAAAAGTGATTTTCTATCATACCGATTCGTTGCTGGTATTGAGCAGGGAATAAATTCCGCGTTATAAACACTCTCCTGAAATCGTCAGAAGCATTAGCGAGCTTTTGCCATTCTCCATTTCAGATAGGCTTCCATAAACTCGTCAATTTCACCATCCAGTACGGCCTGGGTATTGCCTGTTTCCTTGTCGGTGCGCAAATCTTTCACGAGAGAATAAGGTTGTAACACATAGGAGCGAATTTGATGCCCCCAGGCGATTTCTCCCTTTTCATCATACGCCGCGGCGAGTTCCTTCTCTCTCTCCTTTTCCTTTATCTGATACATCTTTGCCTTTAACATGCTTAAGGCTACCCGCCGATTCTGGTGCTGTGAACGCTCACTCTGACATTGAACAACAATCCCCGTGGGGATATGCGTAATCCGGACGGCTGATGAGGTTTTGTTTACGTGTTGACCGCCGGCCCCGGACGCACGGTAGGTATCAACCCGCAACTCATTTTCATTGATTTCAATCTCTTCCTCTTCCTCAATCTCCGGGAGCACATCCACCGCTGCAAACGACGTATGCCTTCTTGCATTCGCATCAAAAGGAGAGATTCGCACCAAACGGTGCACCCCGATTTCAGATTTCAAATACCCATACACATAGTCGCCCTTTACGAGGACAGTGATTCTTTTGATTCCGGCCTCTTCGCCGGGTAATACGTCAATGAGGGATTGTGTATACCCGCTCTTTTCAACCCAGCGGCCATACATGCGGAATAGCATAGAAACCCAATCACAGGACTCTGTCCCACCGGCTCCTGCATAAATGCTTAAGTAAGCGCTGCAATGGTCATGGGATTCACCCAGCAGGGTTCGCAACTCAAATTTTTCAAGTTTCTGTCTAAAAGACGTTATATCTTTGACAACTTCAGCCTCTGTCTCTTCATCCTGCTCTTCTTCAGCAAGCAGGGATAAACACTCGATATCATCAAGCGTCTTTTGTAATTCCTGAAGGGGTAAGATAATTCCTTTAAGCGACTTTAATTTTCTGATAATGTGCTGCGCCTTTTCCTTATTTTCCCAAAAGGTCGGCGAAGAGAATTGTTCCTCCAGAGTTGATCGTTCCCTTTCCTTGTTTTCCAGGTCAAAGAGAGTCCCTCAGGTGGAGTAACCGTTCTCGAAGGGGGGTTAATTCTTTTTCTCTACCAATCATAATGCCTTACCGTAAGTTTATGCCTACCGAAAATCTTTTAATGTCTTTCTTCTGTTGCTCCGTGTGCTCTTATTTATCAAAAGCAGTGTGGTGTGCAACATTATTGGATAAAACGAAAGATCACGGACAAGAGCAAAATTATAAATTATAAAATATGTCTGTGTCAACATAGAATTTAGAATTGACTTGAATGGAAAATATTCTTATTATGTACTTTTATAAATTGCAGGGATATTGGCCCTTCGTCCTTTTCTTAAAAGTACTCTTTGGCGCCTGAATCTCAATCGTTCTGATTCCTTGATACGTCAGCGAGTGATAAAAGATGTGCGTCAGGAAAATAAACTCATAGACAGCGGTGCGGGTGATTGCAGGCAGTGCCAGGGGTGTTCATCTTGGTTCCGTTAAAGGAAGCGCAACAAGGCCTATACCGGACAGGGTAAAAGAATCGTTGTTTAATATCCTTGCCGGAGTCATTCCGGACAGCCGGATTATTGATATGTATGCAGGTACCGGTGCGATTGGAATAGAAGCATTAAGCCGGGGGGCAAAATCCTGCATTTTTGTAGAGAATGACAGGTCGGCTCTTCAGGTTATAAAAAAAAACCTTGAGCTGACGAGACTTCAATCGAATGCATCGGTTTTACCTTACGATGTATTTGAAATTACGCCACATCTTGAGAAGCAGCACGCCGTCGTTGATGTAATATTTGCCAGTCCTCCCTATCCACTCCTTGGAAAAACTTCATACAGAGACGATCTCCTGGCTGTATTCTCTTCTTTCTGCCAGAAACAGATACTTATATCGGATGGTTTGATTATGCTGCAGCACAGGAAAACGTCTCGCGGGATGGCGCCAAAAGCGTCTACGCCGGAGTTGTTCGATACCAGGACGTATGGTGACACACAAATCTCTTTTTTTAAAAATATCATGCAGCAGGAGCAATGCTAATGCAATACTGGGAAGAACGAGGAAAAATAAAAATTGCAGCGCCTGCAAAGATTAATCTTTTTCTTGAAATACTGGGTAAGCGGCCGGACGGTTACCATGAGATTGAAACGGTTATGCAGGGGATTAGTCTCTACGATTACATCCATATGGAAAATCGTGGCAAAGACGTTGAATTTACCTGCTCGAGTCCCAAGCTTACCGCCGGCGAAGACAACCTTGTTGTAAAAGCGGTCCGTCTCTTCCAGAAAGAATCCGGGATTTCCCAGGGAGTGAAGATCCACCTGGACAAGAGAATTCCCGTTGGTGCAGGGCTTGGCGGTGGAAGCAGTGATGCCGTTGCAACCTTATTTGGATTAAATAAGCTGTGGCAGGTTGGATACGATGATGCAAAATTATCGTCCCTGGCTGAAATCTTAGGTTCTGATACCCCCTTTTTTGTCTTCGGAAATACCGCAGTATGCAGGGGAAGGGGTGAGGTGGTGACTCCCTGGAAGCTGAAGACGCCTTACACGTATATTGTTGTTTATCCGGGGTTCGAAGTGAGCACTGCAACCGTGTATAAAAATTTTAGAATTGTCTTGACAAAAAATTTGAAAGATGTTACGGTTTTCCTGCAATCGCTAGGTTCAGGAAACCCGGAAAAATTGGGGGCTTATTTACACAATCGGTTGGAAGAGGTTGTCTTTCGGCTTTATCCGGAGCTTGAGAAAATAAAAAAAACATTGGCAAAGTTTGATTTTTGTGGCATACTTTTGTCAGGAAGTGGTTCTGCTTTATATGGTTTATGCAGGGAGGAAAGAGATTCAAAAAAAATTGAACAACAGATAAAGATGCTTGGAATTGGCGACGTGTTTGTGGTAACCAGCGATTTCAATGACAATGCTAAGTGAAGAGGAAGGGGGAGAGCAGTGAATATTACTGAAGTCAGGGTGAAGTTAACGGAAGGCAAAAAAAACAGACTGCAGGCATTTTGTAGCATTACAATCGATGATGATTTTGTCGTAAGGGATCTTAAGGTTATCGAAGGACACAAAGGGACATTTGTAGCGATGCCCAGCAGAAAGCTTACTGACCGGTGCCCCAATTGTGGCGGTAAAAATCATTTAATGGCACAGTACTGTAATGATTGTGGCACTAAATTGAATGAAAAGCGCGCTTCCCGAGGCGCGGGCAGATTGAAATTACACGCAGATACCGCTCATCCAATAAATTCAAACTGCAGAGAGCTGATTCAGGAAAAGGTGCTCACCGCTTTTCGAGAAGAGGTGGATAAGTCGAAACAACCAGGATATAAGCCTCCAAAATATGAAGATATCGAAGACGTTGATTATGACGATCTCATTGATGACCTGGAATCGGAAAAAAACGATACCTAAAGGAAATGCTTCCTGGTAAATTTGGTTCCCGCGGTTTTTACATCAGATCTTTGTTGAAATAAGGATTATTGATTGTTTGTAAAAGTTTGCGCTCCTTCCCCGTCAACATACCTTTTAGAAGGTGCTGTTCACGCAAGTGTGCTGTTTCTCTGTAAGTCCATATTTTCTATTTCATAAAATCGGTTTACCGTAGAGCAAATCCATGATTAAAACAGGTTCACAAATTTTAGTCGATGCATTAATAAGGGAAGGGGTTGAATACGTCTTTGGAATTCCTGGTGGTGCGGTTTTACCCTTGTTTGATGTATTATTCGAGTCTCCCATACGGTTTGTTTTAACCAGGCACGAACAGGGAGCAGGCCATGCAGCGGACGGATATGCGCGGGCTACGGGCAAGGTTGGCGTTTGTCTTGCCACGTCTGGTCCTGGCGCAACGAACCTGGTTACCGCAATTGCGACAGCCTACATGGATTCCATCCCTATGGTAGCGATAACCGGTCAAGTCAAAACATTTCTCATCGGAAATGATGCTTTTCAGGAGGCGGATACGGTAGGGATTACCCGTCCTGTAACAAAACACAGCTATCTCGTAAAGGATATTAAAGACCTTGCAAAAACGGTAAAAGAGGCTTTTTATATAGCAAATACGGGAAGACGGGGTCCCGTGTTGATCGACCTGCCGGTTGATATTACCATGGAAAAGTGTGAAGAAGTAATACCCGCCGAAGTGGATTTGCCAGGATATAAACCCCGATATGAGGGCAATATTCGTCAAATCAATGTTGCCGCTGAAGTCATTAACAGCGCCCGGCAGCCTGTTGTGTATACCGGCGGCGGAATTATTGCCTCTGAGTGCTCGAGAGAATTGCTTGACCTTGCAGAAAGGGGAAATCTTCCCGTAACGACAACCCTGATGGGCCTTGGTGGATTCCCTGAAGACCATCCTTTATCTTTGGGGATGCTGGGGATGCATGGCACTGCGTATGCAAATTTTGCCGTAACGGAATCTGATGTATTGCTGGCAATCGGAGCGCGATTTGACGACCGTATTACGGGGAAGATTGATGAGTTTGCCCCCCATGCGAAAATTATCCATATCGACATTGATCCGGCATCCATCAGCAAAAGTATTCAGGTCGATATCCCCATTGTGGGTGACGCAAGCAACATCTTACAGGAACTCATCAAACACATCCGTTTTGTTGAGAGAAAGGAATGGTTTCAAAAAATTAATTCCTGGAAAGAAAAAAATCCCTTATCCTACAATAATAGCGGAAGTGTTATTAAGCCTCAGTATGTAATTGAGCAAATTTGTGATATAGCAAAGGGAAACGCAATTATCACGACCGAGGTGGGGCAAAACCAGATGTGGGCAGCACAATTTTTCACCTATACAAAACCGCGTACTTTCCTGTCCTCGGGTGGACTGGGCACCATGGGTTACGGTTTTCCTGCGGCAATTGGCGCGCAATTAGGGTGTCCGGATAAAATTGTCGTGGATATTGCCGGTGATGGTAGTATCCAGATGAACATCCAGGAGCTGAGCACCGCCGTTCGTTTGAATATTCCCGTGAAAATAGCCATATTAAATAACGGTTATCTGGGTATGGTACGGCAGTGGCAGGAGCTGTTTTACAGCAAACGGTATTCGAGTGTTCATTTAAACGGCAATCCGGATTTTGTCAAGCTGGCAGAGGCATATGGCGCGAACGGCTTTTTAGTAGAAAGGAAGGAGGACGTGCGCCCAACGATAGAAAGGGCCTTTTCTGTTCAAGGTCCCGTTATTATGGATTTCAGGATTGACCCAAACGAAAATGTCTTTCCGATGGTTCCTGCCGGGCAGGCGATTCATAAAATGATGATAGGAACCATGGCGTAACGGAACGAATTTCCTGTTTTTCGTGTTAAAAATATTAAATGTGCTCGTTCAAGAAAAGGCACATCCATGAAATCACTGGTGAAGTAACTCAAGGAGCAAGGAGCAAGGAGCATAGAAATTTACAATGCAACCGAATAGTCAATGCTCAATGGTAAGGCAGTAAGGAGTGAGCGATGACCGTTATAACGGGCAAGAAAAGAATGACGTATGCGGATTATTTAAAGCTTGATGATAATAATCGCTACGAAATTTTAAACGGAGAATTACGTATGGTTCCCGCGTCATCAACAGACCATCAGGGCGTATCAAGGAATTTAGAGTTTTTCCTCTGGAATTTTATGAAAGAAAAAGGGCTTGGAAAGGTTTTTGATGCCCCCCATTGACGTTGTTTTCGATGAAGATGAAGTATTCCAGCCCGATATCGTTTTTATTAAAAGTGAAAATCAAGACATAATACACAAGACTGCAATCCACGGTATACCCGACCTTATCATTGGGATAGTATCTCCAGCGTCCACTTATTATGACACG from Candidatus Brocadia sp. includes these protein-coding regions:
- the ispE gene encoding 4-(cytidine 5'-diphospho)-2-C-methyl-D-erythritol kinase, whose translation is MQYWEERGKIKIAAPAKINLFLEILGKRPDGYHEIETVMQGISLYDYIHMENRGKDVEFTCSSPKLTAGEDNLVVKAVRLFQKESGISQGVKIHLDKRIPVGAGLGGGSSDAVATLFGLNKLWQVGYDDAKLSSLAEILGSDTPFFVFGNTAVCRGRGEVVTPWKLKTPYTYIVVYPGFEVSTATVYKNFRIVLTKNLKDVTVFLQSLGSGNPEKLGAYLHNRLEEVVFRLYPELEKIKKTLAKFDFCGILLSGSGSALYGLCREERDSKKIEQQIKMLGIGDVFVVTSDFNDNAK
- the ilvB gene encoding biosynthetic-type acetolactate synthase large subunit, producing the protein MIKTGSQILVDALIREGVEYVFGIPGGAVLPLFDVLFESPIRFVLTRHEQGAGHAADGYARATGKVGVCLATSGPGATNLVTAIATAYMDSIPMVAITGQVKTFLIGNDAFQEADTVGITRPVTKHSYLVKDIKDLAKTVKEAFYIANTGRRGPVLIDLPVDITMEKCEEVIPAEVDLPGYKPRYEGNIRQINVAAEVINSARQPVVYTGGGIIASECSRELLDLAERGNLPVTTTLMGLGGFPEDHPLSLGMLGMHGTAYANFAVTESDVLLAIGARFDDRITGKIDEFAPHAKIIHIDIDPASISKSIQVDIPIVGDASNILQELIKHIRFVERKEWFQKINSWKEKNPLSYNNSGSVIKPQYVIEQICDIAKGNAIITTEVGQNQMWAAQFFTYTKPRTFLSSGGLGTMGYGFPAAIGAQLGCPDKIVVDIAGDGSIQMNIQELSTAVRLNIPVKIAILNNGYLGMVRQWQELFYSKRYSSVHLNGNPDFVKLAEAYGANGFLVERKEDVRPTIERAFSVQGPVIMDFRIDPNENVFPMVPAGQAIHKMMIGTMA
- the prfB gene encoding peptide chain release factor 2 (programmed frameshift) → MIGREKELTPLRERLLHLRDSLDLENKERERSTLEEQFSSPTFWENKEKAQHIIRKLKSLKGIILPLQELQKTLDDIECLSLLAEEEQDEETEAEVVKDITSFRQKLEKFELRTLLGESHDHCSAYLSIYAGAGGTESCDWVSMLFRMYGRWVEKSGYTQSLIDVLPGEEAGIKRITVLVKGDYVYGYLKSEIGVHRLVRISPFDANARRHTSFAAVDVLPEIEEEEEIEINENELRVDTYRASGAGGQHVNKTSSAVRITHIPTGIVVQCQSERSQHQNRRVALSMLKAKMYQIKEKEREKELAAAYDEKGEIAWGHQIRSYVLQPYSLVKDLRTDKETGNTQAVLDGEIDEFMEAYLKWRMAKAR
- a CDS encoding SpoVG family protein; amino-acid sequence: MNITEVRVKLTEGKKNRLQAFCSITIDDDFVVRDLKVIEGHKGTFVAMPSRKLTDRCPNCGGKNHLMAQYCNDCGTKLNEKRASRGAGRLKLHADTAHPINSNCRELIQEKVLTAFREEVDKSKQPGYKPPKYEDIEDVDYDDLIDDLESEKNDT
- the rsmD gene encoding 16S rRNA (guanine(966)-N(2))-methyltransferase RsmD; this translates as MIAGSARGVHLGSVKGSATRPIPDRVKESLFNILAGVIPDSRIIDMYAGTGAIGIEALSRGAKSCIFVENDRSALQVIKKNLELTRLQSNASVLPYDVFEITPHLEKQHAVVDVIFASPPYPLLGKTSYRDDLLAVFSSFCQKQILISDGLIMLQHRKTSRGMAPKASTPELFDTRTYGDTQISFFKNIMQQEQC